CCGGTGTTTGAAGTGCAAACATAGCATTTTCAGGCAATTTACCCTTTTCGATGCCTTTACTAATCCGCTCAATATCAGCCTTACCTGGATTCGCCTTTAAGTCGGAGAAGGTCCCTACACGAAAAACAAAACTTTGTCCTGACGTTTGTGTTACCGCCGCAAATGGAACTGAAATCTGTTGGCCTGATTTCAATTGAACCCTGGTCCGAAGACGCTGACCACTCCGCAACTTGCCATCCGCGTTGTCAAACAAAGCCTTCACCAAAAGGCCCTGGGTTTGAGGATTCACTTGCGGATCAATCGACTCAATCTGACTCGTCGCTAAGGGCTTAACCGTGCCAGGCACGCTCAAAATGACGGGTTGACCGATGGCGAGACGATCGCCGTAAGCCGCCGGAACCTCAACCTTCGCCTCAAGAATATTGTTTTGAACAACACTCGTGAAGGGCTGGTTTTGTGACACCACATCCCCAACCTTCACCTGCACATTGGCCACGGTCCCTGCTGTTGGGGAGCGCAAATTGCTGTAGCTGAGCTCTGCTTCTAGAGCTTTAACTTTTTCAAGGGCCGCGATGTAGCGCGTGCGATATGAGTCTCGCTGACGAAGCGAAGCAGCCCCCGCTTTTGCGAGAAACTCTTCGCGTTCCCAATCAACTTTGGCTGTTTCCGCTTTCGCCCGTTGTTCTGCCAACGCTGCCCGTGCCTGAACCTG
This portion of the Synechococcus sp. ROS8604 genome encodes:
- a CDS encoding efflux RND transporter periplasmic adaptor subunit, with the protein product MLRFRPLLPVLLTAISVSACGGSDEKTPALPVQQASVLEALFTDDIDTVSTLEANELVELASQTSGRVTELKVSQGDRIEAGQLLVVLDQVQARAALAEQRAKAETAKVDWEREEFLAKAGAASLRQRDSYRTRYIAALEKVKALEAELSYSNLRSPTAGTVANVQVKVGDVVSQNQPFTSVVQNNILEAKVEVPAAYGDRLAIGQPVILSVPGTVKPLATSQIESIDPQVNPQTQGLLVKALFDNADGKLRSGQRLRTRVQLKSGQQISVPFAAVTQTSGQSFVFRVGTFSDLKANPGKADIERISKGIEKGKLPENAMFALQTPVNIGEVQNNRYPVTKGLKLNQKVITTNLLNLKHGMPIQVKTQRAGSQPAAAAN